A genomic segment from Montipora foliosa isolate CH-2021 chromosome 9, ASM3666993v2, whole genome shotgun sequence encodes:
- the LOC137970936 gene encoding uncharacterized protein, translating to MEDGEKINYSDLARRHGLGDKKLGNMIVKEYLIEHGVNLQHYQQFHKRPAKPRRRLNKMLGGEITVPTPRTREIKETLKVKREAGEYTIGELVVPKQYRKLILNSDGTLKEVLFTVSGRKIPLAEIRNKRPTS from the exons atCAATTATTCAGACTTGGCAAGGCGACATGGTCTTGGAGATAAAAAACTGGGTAACATGATTGTCAAAGAGTACCTGATAGAACACGGGGTGAACCTGCAGCACTATCAGCAGTTCCACAAAAGGCCAGCAAAGCCAAGACGAAGGCTAAATAAAATGCTTGGAGGAGAGATCACTGTTCCAACACCTAGAACCagagaaatcaaagaaacactcaAG GTCAAACGTGAGGCAGGAGAGTATACAATTGGTGAGTTGGTGGTGCCCAAGCAGTACAGGAAACTAATCCTAAACAGTGATGGCACTTTAAAGGAAGTACTTTTCACCGTTTCTGGAAGGAAAATACCTTTAGCAGAAATCAGGAACAAAAGACCAACTTCGTAG